From the Hevea brasiliensis isolate MT/VB/25A 57/8 chromosome 15, ASM3005281v1, whole genome shotgun sequence genome, one window contains:
- the LOC110641014 gene encoding hydroxyproline O-galactosyltransferase GALT2 produces the protein MKRLKSEPPSGRRCKLSHFLLGIGALYLVFLALKFPHFLEIAAMLSGDDSYVGLDAAAAEDMEDSDLSKPIFSSVYKDTFHRKLEDNLNQNAPRMPSKEPLQEVKEVSKPIKPLQHRYGRITGEIMRRRNRTSDLSVLEKLAEEAWILGLKAWGEVEKYDEKEIAQNSVYEGKPESCPSWLSISGEELVGGEKMMFLPCGLAAGSSITVVGTPHYAHEEYVPQLARLRAGYGFVKVSQFMIELQGLKAVDGEDPPKILHLNPRLRGDWSKQPVIEHNTCYRMQWGGAQRCDGLPSKKDEDMLVDGFMRCEKWMRNDIVDSKESKTTSWFKRFIGRKQKPEVTWPFPFVEGRLFILTLRAGVDGYHINVGGRHVTSFPYRPGFTLEDATGLAIKGDLDVHSVYATSLPSSHPSFSPQRVLEMSKKWKALPLPKSPVQLFVGILSATNHFAERMAVRKTWMQSSPIKSSNVVVRFFVALSPRKEVNAVLKKEASYFGDIVILPFMDRYELVVLKTVAICEFGVQNVSAAYVMKCDDDTFVRVDTVLKEINGISPKKSLYMGNLNLLHRPLRTGKWAVTFEEWPEAVYPPYANGPGYVISSDIAKFVISQHDNQSLRLFKMEDVSMGMWVEQFNSSKPVQYSHNWKFCQYGCMENYYTAHYQSPRQMICLWDKLARGRAHCCNFR, from the exons ATGAAGAGGTTAAAAAGTGAACCTCCTAGTGGTAGGAGGTGCAAATTGTCACATTTCTTACTGGGTATTGGAGCATTATACTTGGTGTTTTTAGCATTAAAATTTCCGCACTTTTTAGAGATTGCAGCAATGTTGAGTGGAGATGATAGTTATGTTGGACTAGATGCGGCTGCAGCAGAAGATATGGAAGATTCGGATTTAAGCAAGCCAATTTTCAGCTCTGTTTATAAGGATACATTCCACCGGAAATTGGAAGATAACCTAAACCAAAATGCACCAAGGATGCCTAGTAAGGAACCTTTGCAAGAAGTAAAAGAAGTGTCTAAGCCTATAAAGCCACTTCAGCACCGATATGGACGAATAACAGGAGAGATTATGAGACGAAGGAATAGAACTAGTGATTTGTCAGTGCTTGAGAAACTAGCAGAAGAGGCTTGGATTTTGGGATTGAAGGCATGGGGAGAAGTGGAGAAGTATGATGAAAAGGAGATTGCACAAAATTCCGTATATGAGGGGAAGCCTGAGTCATGCCCCTCATGGTTATCAATAAGTGGGGAGGAGTTGGTTGGGGGGGAAAAGATGATGTTCCTTCCATGTGGTTTAGCTGCAGGGTCTTCCATAACAGTGGTGGGAACACCTCATTATGCACATGAGGAGTATGTACCTCAGCTGGCAAGATTGAGAGCTGGTTATGGCTTTGTTAAGGTTTCACAGTTTATGATTGAGTTGCAAGGGCTAAAGGCAGTTGATGGGGAGGATCCACCAAAAATTTTACACTTGAATCCACGGTTAAGAGGAGACTGGAGTAAGCAACCAGTTATTGAGCATAACACCTGCTATAGGATGCAATGGGGTGGAGCTCAGAGGTGCGATGGTTTGCCATCCAAGAAAGATGAAGACATGCTGG TGGATGGATTTATGAGATGTGAGAAATGGATGCGAAATGACATTGTAGATTCTAAAGAGTCCAAGACAACATCATGGTTCAAGAGATTCATAGGGCGTAAACAAAAGCCAGAAGTGACCTGGCCATTTCCTTTTGTGGAGGGACGATTGTTTATCCTGACATTGCGTGCTGGTGTTGATGGCTACCATATTAATGTCGGGGGTCGACATGTGACCTCATTTCCATATCGTCCG GGATTTACCCTCGAAGATGCAACAGGATTAGCTATCAAAGGAGATTTAGATGTCCATTCAGTTTATGCCACCTCTCTTCCTAGCTCTCATCCAAGTTTCTCTCCTCAAAGGgtgttggaaatgtcaaagaagtgGAAAGCTCTTCCTTTACCGAAGAGTCCTGTTCAACTTTTTGTTGGGATCCTTTCTGCTACGAATCACTTTGCAGAACGTATGGCAGTGAGAAAAACTTGGATGCAATCATCACCAATCAAGTCTTCAAATGTAGTAGTTCGTTTCTTTGTTGCGTTG AGCCCCAGGAAGGAAGTGAATGCAGTGTTGAAGAAAGAGGCTTCTTATTTTGGTGATATTGTGATATTGCCATTTATGGATCGCTATGAACTTGTGGTTCTTAAAACTGTTGCTATTTGTGAGTTCGGG GTTCAGAATGTTTCTGCTGCATATGTCATGAAATGTGATGATGACACATTTGTTAGGGTGGACACTGTCCTGAAGGAAATTAATGGTATATCTCCCAAAAAGTCTCTTTATATGGGCAATCTCAACCTCTTACATCGACCGCTGAGAACTGGAAAATGGGCAGTCACTTTTGAG GAGTGGCCAGAAGCGGTATATCCTCCTTATGCCAATGGGCCTGGATATGTAATTTCCAGTGACATTGCTAAATTTGTCATTTCGCAACATGACAATCAAAGCCTGAGG CTTTTCAAAATGGAAGACGTCAGTATGGGAATGTGGGTTGAACAATTTAACAGTTCCAAGCCCGTGCAGTATTCCCACAATTGGAAATTTTGTCAGTACGGATGCATGGAGAACTATTACACTGCACATTATCAATCCCCAAGACAGATGATCTGTCTGTGGGACAAGCTGGCGAGAGGTAGAGCTCATTGTTGCAACTTTAGATGA